The Candidatus Koribacter versatilis Ellin345 genome has a segment encoding these proteins:
- a CDS encoding PQQ-dependent sugar dehydrogenase, whose translation MLLAVFAIAQNKAFHNAPASAAATKNPVAGDAAAIKAGKNIYSQNCAACHGPDGAGTGNVPSLKTGKAQEAKDGELFWFITNGDENNGMPSWKGLPQRQRWQVVRYIRAMKTAGAAAPASAAASTTTASLPKASGNGPFIDYRDEKPGTVRKITAKDLPPPYATKSAGNGPHVVPRPQNAWPQVLPDFKIDVFASNLNNPREIVTAPNGDIFVAETEPGNIKIFRGMTADGKPQQTSVFLSGLKEPFGIAFYPPGPNPEWIYIGNTNAVVRYHYTNGDLKARGEAQKLVDLPTGGHSTRNVRFSNDGKTMFIAVGSESNVDDPEENTGEKNRANILAANPDGSNVHVFAAGIRNPVGLAVNAQTGELWTSINERDALGDNLVPDYITHVQEGGFYGWPYYYIGGNQDPRHKGKHPELKNKVIVPDVLIQPHSASLGMTFYNGKQFPAEYQGDIFACEHGSWNKAVRVGYEVVRVPLHQTNHATGEYEDFVTGFVTPDGNVWGRPVGVTVAPDGSLLITDDGSNAIWRVSHK comes from the coding sequence TTGTTGCTCGCTGTATTCGCCATCGCCCAGAACAAAGCATTTCATAACGCCCCTGCCTCCGCGGCGGCAACGAAGAACCCCGTCGCTGGAGACGCTGCGGCGATCAAAGCCGGTAAGAACATCTATTCGCAGAACTGCGCTGCCTGCCACGGGCCCGATGGCGCGGGCACCGGAAATGTTCCGTCGCTGAAGACTGGCAAGGCGCAGGAAGCGAAGGACGGAGAACTGTTCTGGTTCATCACCAACGGCGATGAGAACAACGGCATGCCGTCGTGGAAAGGCCTGCCGCAAAGACAGCGCTGGCAGGTGGTGAGGTACATCCGGGCGATGAAGACTGCCGGGGCTGCGGCGCCAGCAAGTGCGGCGGCTTCCACTACGACGGCGAGTCTGCCGAAGGCTTCCGGCAACGGGCCCTTTATTGACTACCGCGATGAGAAGCCGGGGACGGTCCGCAAGATTACAGCGAAAGATTTGCCGCCGCCCTATGCGACGAAGTCGGCGGGCAATGGTCCGCACGTAGTGCCGCGTCCGCAGAATGCGTGGCCGCAGGTACTGCCGGATTTCAAGATCGATGTGTTCGCAAGCAACCTGAACAATCCGCGCGAGATTGTTACCGCGCCGAATGGCGATATCTTCGTCGCCGAGACCGAACCCGGGAACATCAAGATCTTCCGCGGCATGACTGCCGACGGAAAGCCGCAGCAGACTTCAGTCTTCTTAAGCGGATTGAAGGAGCCGTTCGGAATCGCGTTCTATCCGCCGGGGCCGAATCCAGAGTGGATCTATATCGGCAACACCAACGCCGTGGTGCGCTATCACTACACGAACGGCGACCTGAAGGCGCGGGGCGAAGCACAGAAGCTGGTGGACCTGCCGACCGGAGGTCACTCGACGCGCAACGTTCGCTTCAGTAACGACGGCAAGACGATGTTCATCGCCGTGGGCTCGGAATCGAATGTGGACGATCCCGAAGAGAACACCGGCGAGAAGAACCGCGCGAACATCCTCGCGGCGAATCCCGATGGCAGCAACGTGCACGTGTTCGCGGCAGGCATTCGCAATCCTGTCGGACTTGCGGTGAATGCCCAGACCGGCGAGCTGTGGACTTCGATCAACGAGCGCGATGCTCTCGGCGACAACCTCGTGCCCGACTACATCACGCACGTGCAGGAAGGCGGTTTCTACGGCTGGCCGTACTACTACATCGGCGGAAACCAGGACCCGCGGCACAAGGGCAAGCATCCGGAGCTGAAGAATAAGGTCATTGTGCCGGATGTGCTGATCCAGCCGCACAGCGCGTCGCTGGGAATGACGTTTTACAACGGCAAACAATTTCCGGCGGAGTACCAGGGCGACATCTTCGCCTGCGAGCACGGCTCGTGGAACAAGGCGGTGCGCGTGGGCTACGAAGTAGTTCGCGTGCCGCTACACCAGACGAATCATGCGACCGGCGAGTATGAGGATTTTGTGACCGGATTCGTAACACCGGATGGAAACGTATGGGGGCGTCCGGTGGGCGTGACCGTCGCGCCGGATGGATCGTTGTTGATCACGGACGACGGATCGAACGCAATCTGGCGCGTGAGCCACAAATGA
- a CDS encoding CHAT domain-containing protein → MLLGFLRRLVFIGLFVPVIAAAQPDAAGCDLAFDPKTKPNLTFSDPNNADVSALLTTGYVDPAKNADAFTSALALAKEKQDKCGEALAEYGIAAATDRAKNADIQQHLKNAVDRFAEIGATHALAQSRYMLAQSLRRSSKPEEAAALAMQSSKDFAATGNQGRALEVQVSAILMNQASPPEAEIKALIDQAHALHLPGSESAILHLWGDNDFQAGHFADAFAHYEGARKILKECGCDNQVLGTLLVSMGRLERMQGQPKIALKHYDEALRIQNAIGDHEYAIQTMNAIAVAYEAMEEHPKALAQYEKALAQAKAIGAEQFIPFLEGNIGGELLRLKQYDRAAKQLQMVIAKKPSEYQLCFRENQLAGAFFHLGRKEEAYDAAEAAVNVCRKNKNQDNLADALETRAGVATEKQGYEHALADIREAMAIREEIRSHLVPDDARKQGYNERIQDLYDVSIEVLTKMDRQREALETAEKGRARAFLDLMGTQQAGDSHEVKNVVINDPSFASYVSAAPFSTQQMVEAAKRYKSTIVSYWATNDALYIWIVSQNDDVHEVRVPVERKRLAALVARTLKNEPVKEKAEVPVQSAAARGAKEVGTEAQGSSAWRTLYKLLVTPVERYLPREQGALLTIIPHHELFRLSFAALTDAKGQYLLERYALHTVPASALLQYTRENEQRAEKQTQHYLLVANASGVKLSNGVTLPELPATLREVKAIEKLLPPDAVTAFANAGSSDAAVNDALRGATVVHFATHAVLDDADPRQSFLLLYPSATTHEPTRLTSGDIYKLKLHTKLVVLSACRTGLGKITGDGIDGFSRAFFYAGTASFVATLWDVADEPTSALLPHFYRELNAGRTRAVALRNAQLAVMRDLRAGKLKAKTALGPVTLPESPLLWAAFSLSGEP, encoded by the coding sequence ATGCTCCTGGGATTTCTCCGCCGTCTTGTTTTCATTGGGCTGTTCGTACCAGTAATTGCGGCCGCGCAACCTGACGCAGCTGGTTGCGATCTCGCGTTCGACCCAAAAACCAAGCCTAACCTTACCTTCTCCGACCCCAACAATGCGGATGTCTCCGCGCTGCTGACGACGGGCTACGTCGATCCGGCGAAGAATGCCGACGCGTTCACCAGCGCATTGGCACTTGCCAAAGAAAAACAGGACAAGTGCGGTGAAGCGCTTGCGGAATACGGCATCGCGGCAGCGACGGACCGGGCAAAAAACGCCGATATCCAGCAACACTTGAAAAACGCAGTGGACCGGTTCGCCGAGATCGGCGCAACCCATGCCTTGGCGCAGTCGCGCTACATGCTTGCGCAGAGCCTGCGACGGTCGAGTAAGCCGGAGGAAGCGGCTGCGCTGGCGATGCAGTCCTCCAAAGATTTCGCGGCGACCGGGAACCAGGGACGCGCGCTTGAGGTGCAGGTCTCGGCGATCCTGATGAACCAGGCGAGCCCGCCGGAAGCGGAGATCAAAGCACTCATCGATCAGGCCCACGCTCTCCACTTGCCCGGCTCCGAGAGTGCGATCCTTCATTTATGGGGCGACAACGACTTCCAGGCCGGACATTTCGCCGACGCGTTCGCGCACTACGAAGGCGCCCGGAAGATCCTGAAAGAGTGCGGCTGCGACAACCAGGTGCTTGGGACCTTGCTGGTGAGCATGGGGCGCCTGGAGCGGATGCAAGGGCAGCCGAAGATTGCCCTCAAGCACTACGACGAGGCGTTGCGAATACAAAATGCTATCGGCGATCACGAGTACGCAATCCAGACGATGAATGCGATTGCGGTTGCCTACGAGGCGATGGAGGAGCACCCGAAAGCCTTGGCGCAATATGAGAAGGCCCTGGCGCAGGCGAAGGCGATCGGCGCGGAACAGTTCATTCCATTCCTCGAAGGCAACATCGGCGGCGAACTTCTTAGACTCAAGCAGTACGACAGGGCCGCGAAACAGTTGCAGATGGTCATCGCTAAGAAGCCCAGCGAATACCAACTCTGCTTCCGCGAAAACCAGCTCGCGGGTGCGTTCTTTCATCTCGGACGCAAAGAAGAAGCCTACGACGCCGCGGAAGCCGCGGTGAACGTGTGCCGCAAGAACAAGAACCAGGACAATCTTGCCGATGCTCTGGAAACACGCGCCGGGGTCGCGACTGAGAAGCAAGGCTATGAGCACGCGCTCGCCGATATTCGCGAGGCGATGGCGATCCGCGAGGAGATCCGCAGCCACCTTGTCCCAGACGACGCGCGCAAACAGGGTTACAACGAGCGCATCCAGGACCTGTACGACGTCAGCATTGAGGTGCTGACAAAAATGGACCGGCAACGTGAGGCGCTGGAGACCGCGGAAAAAGGCCGGGCGCGCGCCTTCCTCGATCTGATGGGCACGCAGCAGGCGGGGGACTCCCACGAAGTAAAGAACGTGGTGATTAACGACCCGAGCTTCGCGAGCTACGTGTCGGCCGCGCCCTTCAGCACGCAACAGATGGTCGAAGCCGCGAAACGGTATAAATCGACAATCGTTTCGTACTGGGCGACCAACGACGCCCTCTACATCTGGATCGTGTCGCAGAACGACGACGTGCACGAAGTCCGCGTGCCGGTGGAACGCAAGCGGCTAGCCGCGCTGGTGGCGCGGACACTGAAGAACGAACCGGTAAAAGAGAAAGCTGAAGTGCCGGTGCAGTCTGCTGCCGCGCGCGGTGCGAAGGAAGTCGGCACTGAAGCGCAGGGTTCTTCCGCGTGGCGAACGCTTTATAAGTTGCTGGTGACGCCGGTGGAGCGCTACCTTCCTCGCGAACAGGGCGCGCTGCTGACAATCATTCCGCACCACGAGTTGTTCCGCCTGTCGTTTGCGGCGCTCACCGACGCTAAGGGCCAGTATCTGTTGGAGCGATATGCGCTGCACACCGTCCCGGCATCGGCACTCCTGCAATACACGCGCGAAAACGAGCAGCGCGCGGAGAAACAGACGCAGCACTACCTGCTGGTGGCGAATGCGAGCGGCGTGAAGTTGAGCAATGGCGTGACACTGCCGGAACTTCCCGCCACGCTGCGCGAGGTGAAGGCGATCGAGAAATTGTTGCCGCCCGATGCAGTGACCGCGTTCGCAAACGCGGGTTCGAGCGACGCCGCGGTGAACGACGCGCTTCGCGGCGCGACCGTAGTGCACTTCGCCACCCACGCGGTACTGGACGACGCGGACCCGCGGCAAAGTTTCCTGCTTCTCTATCCGAGCGCGACCACCCACGAGCCGACGCGGCTGACCTCCGGCGATATCTACAAGCTGAAGCTGCATACGAAGTTAGTCGTGCTGAGCGCGTGTCGCACTGGCCTGGGCAAAATCACCGGTGACGGAATTGATGGCTTCAGCCGCGCATTTTTCTACGCCGGCACAGCTTCGTTCGTCGCGACATTGTGGGATGTGGCCGATGAGCCGACTTCCGCGTTGCTGCCGCATTTCTATCGCGAGTTGAATGCCGGCAGGACGCGCGCGGTGGCGCTGCGCAACGCGCAACTCGCGGTGATGCGCGATCTGCGGGCGGGAAAGCTCAAGGCGAAGACAGCGCTGGGGCCGGTGACGCTGCCGGAATCGCCGCTGCTGTGGGCGGCGTTTTCGCTGTCGGGAGAGCCGTAA
- a CDS encoding zf-HC2 domain-containing protein has product MRQRMNDFDSDEKDFVSRVTLPACPEVGMLHAAHEGVLADAETKQIQEHLSSCEVCRTLFDDLDAIEYGELSPAESASIRVRIARNAPRAFEPARKWWVPALAVAAAAAIAFVLIRVPKPETPAQGPLIVYVKPPQEIKVEKLPIRVDPTSLLATRGGNGSQPSGPELAKALAKYQGDDYASAVQQLKALAQKYPKDGTVRLYLGISELLLNQNKEASADLSAAANELEGGRQSDAQWYLAAASLRLKDHEAAQPLLQQLCEGKSTYTERACKLESELK; this is encoded by the coding sequence ATGCGACAACGGATGAATGATTTTGATTCCGACGAGAAAGACTTCGTGTCGCGTGTGACGTTGCCCGCGTGCCCCGAGGTCGGGATGCTGCATGCGGCGCATGAAGGCGTGCTCGCCGATGCAGAGACGAAGCAGATCCAGGAACACTTATCGTCCTGCGAAGTTTGCCGAACGTTGTTCGACGATCTCGATGCAATTGAGTACGGCGAGCTGTCTCCGGCGGAATCGGCAAGCATTCGTGTTCGAATCGCACGCAATGCGCCACGCGCCTTTGAACCAGCGAGGAAGTGGTGGGTGCCGGCACTGGCAGTGGCCGCCGCTGCTGCGATTGCATTCGTACTGATCAGGGTGCCGAAACCGGAAACGCCCGCTCAAGGGCCTCTCATCGTCTATGTAAAGCCGCCTCAGGAAATCAAGGTGGAGAAGTTGCCGATCCGCGTGGATCCCACTTCTCTGCTCGCGACTCGTGGAGGAAACGGTTCGCAGCCATCCGGTCCCGAGCTAGCCAAAGCGTTGGCGAAGTATCAAGGCGACGACTATGCGTCCGCAGTGCAACAGCTCAAAGCGCTGGCCCAGAAATATCCCAAGGACGGCACGGTGCGGCTGTACCTCGGCATCAGCGAGCTTCTGTTGAATCAAAACAAGGAAGCATCCGCGGATTTGAGCGCTGCCGCTAACGAACTCGAGGGCGGACGCCAGTCCGATGCGCAGTGGTATCTCGCTGCGGCGAGTCTTCGCCTGAAGGACCACGAGGCGGCACAGCCGCTGCTCCAGCAACTTTGTGAAGGAAAAAGCACTTACACGGAGCGAGCCTGCAAGTTAGAATCCGAACTCAAGTAG
- a CDS encoding RNA polymerase sigma factor yields the protein MIEDFEQVYKKHSASVFRLALRCVGRRDIAEEITSEAFLALYKNFAKIDTTQLPAWLFTVAKRRAADYWRRMPHDQTSLDDIDPAAPHKEPQLGLNDLFRKCSSLTPLHRVCVTLRYVHGLTRAEIAAKLGLSETQVKGHLQYALHLLRTALTGGKEPAHATTDE from the coding sequence ATGATTGAGGACTTCGAGCAGGTCTATAAAAAGCACTCGGCTTCGGTCTTCCGGTTAGCGTTGCGGTGCGTGGGACGGCGGGACATCGCCGAGGAAATTACAAGCGAAGCGTTCCTGGCCCTCTATAAGAACTTCGCCAAGATCGACACGACGCAATTGCCGGCCTGGTTGTTTACCGTTGCCAAGCGCAGGGCCGCCGACTACTGGCGTCGCATGCCGCACGATCAGACATCGCTGGACGACATAGATCCGGCTGCGCCCCACAAAGAGCCTCAGTTGGGCCTGAACGATTTGTTTCGCAAATGCAGCAGCCTTACGCCGCTGCATCGAGTCTGTGTGACCCTGCGGTACGTGCATGGCCTCACGCGAGCCGAGATTGCCGCCAAGCTCGGATTGAGCGAGACCCAGGTGAAGGGACATCTGCAGTACGCTCTCCACTTGCTGCGCACCGCGTTGACCGGGGGAAAGGAGCCCGCCCATGCGACAACGGATGAATGA
- a CDS encoding ABC transporter permease, which translates to MRAALQDLKFALRTLKKSPGYVIAALVVMALGIGANTSLFTVVNAVLLRALPFGHPEQLVVLWHTPPQSSFPGVKIFPLSAANYLDWEKQNTVFTQMAVSSYRTMNLTGNGEPLSLPDEAVSKNYFSTLEALPMLGRTFVPEEDADGKNKSVILSYPLWKDTFGGDPKIVGKQITLNNQAYDVVGVMGPEFRYPSFARIWTPLGMTPKEAVVRGEHHYRVIARLKPGVSLHQAQADLSTIAKQLEQQYPADDKGWGAAVVPLREQMVGDVRPTLLVLLGAVVFVLLIACANVANLTLVRTLGRSKEMAIRTALGAGRNRIIQQVLAESMLLAIAGGAIGVALSQFGTKLITNVLADQLPRTFQVHMDVTVLFFTLGLVLLTGLAAGFVPAWKATHSNPNDALKQGLGRTDSDGGGKTRNVLVVVEVALSLVLLFGAGLMIRTLWALHAVNAGFDPENALSMSVIVGPNKLPNEVAQAQYYQRIVERLRAMPGVQNAGTVDSLPTQGGSMQPVGLEGHPVVAMADQPEVNVRMVSPGYLATMRIPLLQGRMIADADNEHTHPVAIISQAMAKRFWPGQDVIGKHLTLTFQGDTQLEIVGLVGDVRQSGLDSNEDDATVYYPSAQLIFPPAYTWHSFPLSLVVRTAGNPEAMQPAILAAIHEIDSEVPVTEVMTLNQVLGESIAQQRFTMILLEAFAGLALLLAAVGIYSVLAYSVRRRMRDIGIRMALGALPSQVLRMVVMEGMRPTIIGVVIGLASAMAIGRLLKSVVFGVKTTDFATFVAVSVVLLFIAVMASLLPGYRAMKVEPMKTLREE; encoded by the coding sequence GTGCGCGCTGCTCTCCAGGATCTGAAGTTCGCCCTCAGAACCCTAAAAAAATCGCCCGGATATGTCATCGCTGCGCTGGTGGTGATGGCGCTTGGCATAGGCGCGAACACTTCGCTGTTCACGGTGGTGAACGCGGTGTTGTTGCGGGCGCTTCCCTTTGGGCATCCGGAGCAGCTAGTGGTGTTGTGGCATACGCCTCCGCAGAGCAGTTTTCCCGGGGTGAAGATCTTCCCCCTCTCCGCGGCGAACTACCTCGACTGGGAAAAGCAGAACACCGTTTTCACGCAGATGGCGGTCTCGTCGTACCGGACGATGAACCTGACCGGCAACGGGGAACCACTGTCGCTGCCGGACGAGGCGGTGTCAAAGAACTACTTTTCCACGCTGGAAGCGCTGCCGATGCTCGGCCGAACCTTCGTGCCCGAAGAGGACGCGGATGGCAAGAACAAGTCGGTGATCCTGAGCTACCCGCTTTGGAAGGACACGTTCGGGGGCGATCCAAAGATTGTCGGCAAGCAGATCACGCTGAACAACCAGGCTTATGACGTGGTCGGCGTAATGGGACCGGAGTTTCGCTATCCGTCGTTCGCGCGGATTTGGACGCCGCTGGGCATGACCCCGAAAGAGGCCGTGGTTCGCGGCGAACACCACTATCGCGTGATTGCACGGTTGAAACCTGGCGTCTCGCTGCACCAGGCGCAAGCCGACCTCAGCACGATTGCGAAGCAGTTGGAGCAGCAGTATCCCGCCGACGATAAAGGTTGGGGTGCGGCGGTGGTGCCGCTACGTGAGCAGATGGTAGGCGATGTACGTCCGACGCTGCTGGTGCTGCTTGGCGCGGTCGTGTTCGTGCTGTTGATTGCATGTGCCAACGTGGCGAACCTCACGCTGGTTCGCACGCTGGGGCGAAGCAAGGAGATGGCGATACGTACCGCGTTGGGCGCGGGCAGAAACCGAATCATTCAGCAGGTGTTGGCGGAATCCATGCTGCTGGCGATTGCGGGTGGCGCAATCGGCGTGGCGCTCTCACAATTTGGCACGAAGCTGATAACGAACGTTCTGGCGGACCAACTGCCCAGGACCTTCCAGGTGCACATGGATGTAACCGTGCTGTTCTTCACGCTTGGACTGGTGCTGCTCACCGGCCTGGCAGCGGGTTTCGTTCCTGCCTGGAAGGCGACGCACTCGAATCCGAATGATGCGCTGAAGCAAGGACTCGGCCGCACCGATAGCGATGGCGGCGGCAAGACGCGCAACGTGCTGGTGGTCGTCGAAGTTGCGTTGTCGCTGGTGCTGCTCTTTGGCGCGGGCCTGATGATCCGCACGCTGTGGGCGCTGCATGCGGTGAATGCCGGATTCGATCCGGAGAACGCGCTTTCGATGTCGGTGATCGTAGGCCCAAACAAACTGCCGAATGAAGTGGCGCAGGCACAGTACTACCAACGCATCGTTGAGCGTTTGCGAGCGATGCCAGGTGTGCAGAATGCCGGCACGGTGGATAGCCTGCCGACACAAGGCGGATCGATGCAGCCGGTTGGGCTGGAGGGGCATCCGGTGGTGGCGATGGCCGACCAGCCAGAAGTGAATGTGCGTATGGTGTCGCCGGGATACCTGGCGACGATGCGGATTCCGCTGTTGCAAGGGCGCATGATCGCCGACGCCGACAACGAGCACACTCATCCTGTGGCGATCATTAGCCAGGCGATGGCGAAGCGGTTCTGGCCCGGGCAGGATGTGATTGGCAAACATCTGACGCTCACATTCCAGGGCGATACGCAGTTGGAGATCGTTGGTCTTGTGGGCGATGTGCGGCAGTCGGGCCTCGATTCCAACGAAGATGATGCGACCGTGTACTATCCGTCGGCGCAACTGATTTTTCCCCCGGCGTACACGTGGCATTCGTTTCCGCTTTCGCTGGTAGTGCGTACGGCGGGGAATCCGGAGGCGATGCAGCCCGCGATCCTGGCGGCGATCCACGAAATCGATAGCGAAGTGCCGGTAACCGAAGTGATGACGCTGAACCAGGTGCTCGGCGAGTCGATTGCGCAGCAACGGTTCACGATGATCCTGCTGGAAGCCTTCGCCGGACTGGCGCTGCTACTGGCAGCGGTGGGGATTTATAGCGTGCTGGCGTACTCGGTGCGGCGGCGCATGCGTGATATCGGCATTCGCATGGCGTTGGGCGCGCTGCCCTCGCAGGTGCTGCGCATGGTGGTAATGGAAGGCATGCGGCCAACGATCATCGGCGTGGTGATCGGGTTGGCCTCGGCGATGGCGATTGGCAGGCTGCTGAAGTCGGTTGTATTCGGCGTAAAGACGACGGATTTCGCAACCTTCGTCGCAGTGTCGGTGGTGCTGCTGTTCATCGCGGTGATGGCGAGTTTGTTGCCGGGATATCGCGCGATGAAAGTAGAGCCGATGAAGACGCTGCGGGAAGAATAG
- a CDS encoding aldo/keto reductase family oxidoreductase, with translation MSTDKLGGTFTLPGTDITLHRMGYGAMQLAGPHVFGPPKDRAACVAVLREAIAAGVDHIDTSDYYGPHVTNQIIKEALHPYPKNLTIVTKVGGRRGDDASWLPANSPDELRQAVHDNLRNLSLDVLDVVNFRAWGFGEKPGEDSIAQQITVLAELQQKGLIRHIGVSHVSPKQLEEAQAIVPIVGVQNLYNLAIRHDDKFIDDLAANGIAYVPYFPLGGFTPLQSSTLNEVAASLNATPMQVALAWLLHRAPNVLLIPGTSSIGHLHENLAAAELQLSPEALDKLNSIAVAA, from the coding sequence ATGAGCACTGACAAACTTGGCGGCACCTTTACCTTGCCCGGCACCGACATCACGCTGCATCGCATGGGCTACGGCGCCATGCAACTCGCAGGCCCGCACGTCTTTGGTCCACCGAAGGACCGCGCTGCGTGCGTCGCCGTGCTTCGCGAAGCCATCGCCGCCGGCGTGGACCACATTGACACCAGCGATTATTACGGCCCGCACGTCACCAATCAGATCATCAAGGAAGCACTTCACCCGTATCCGAAAAACCTGACGATCGTCACCAAGGTCGGCGGACGTCGCGGGGACGACGCCTCCTGGCTCCCGGCAAACAGCCCCGATGAACTGCGCCAGGCCGTGCACGATAACCTGCGCAATCTCAGCCTCGACGTTCTCGATGTCGTAAATTTCCGGGCGTGGGGTTTCGGCGAAAAGCCCGGGGAAGATTCCATCGCGCAACAGATCACCGTGCTTGCGGAACTGCAGCAGAAAGGCCTCATCCGCCACATCGGCGTGAGCCACGTTTCACCAAAGCAATTGGAGGAAGCGCAAGCCATTGTGCCGATCGTCGGCGTACAGAATCTCTACAATCTCGCGATCCGCCACGACGACAAATTCATCGACGACCTCGCAGCCAACGGCATCGCCTACGTTCCATACTTCCCTCTCGGCGGATTCACCCCGCTGCAATCGTCCACTCTCAACGAAGTTGCCGCCAGCCTAAACGCCACTCCCATGCAGGTCGCGCTGGCATGGCTGTTGCACCGCGCACCGAATGTTTTGCTAATTCCTGGCACCTCGTCAATCGGCCACCTGCACGAGAACCTCGCCGCCGCCGAGTTGCAGCTTTCTCCAGAGGCGTTGGACAAACTCAACTCGATCGCCGTCGCAGCCTGA
- a CDS encoding TetR/AcrR family transcriptional regulator: MQARSAVTVDAILEAAIQVLVDAGKERLTTTQVAYHAGVSVGTLYQYFPNKSALLQAALRRHLESVSAEVLKVCEEYRSMGLLEMGAAVVDVYIDAKMRHVKESAALYAVSSDVDGMAIAKAAAARARRSLVELFVTAKEGLRKDPELIATSVSAAMNGFARALLESKSPEREVETLRGELLALVQAYLRTCVKSPITI, translated from the coding sequence GTGCAAGCACGTTCAGCAGTGACGGTCGACGCAATTTTGGAGGCCGCCATTCAGGTTCTGGTGGACGCCGGCAAAGAGCGGCTGACTACGACGCAGGTCGCGTACCACGCCGGGGTTTCCGTAGGCACACTCTACCAATACTTTCCCAACAAGAGCGCGCTGTTGCAGGCGGCCTTGAGGCGGCACCTTGAGAGTGTAAGCGCGGAAGTGCTGAAGGTGTGCGAAGAGTATCGCTCCATGGGCTTGCTGGAGATGGGTGCTGCCGTGGTGGACGTCTACATCGATGCGAAGATGCGTCACGTGAAAGAGAGTGCGGCGCTCTATGCGGTGAGTTCTGACGTGGATGGCATGGCGATCGCGAAAGCTGCGGCGGCGCGCGCACGGCGGTCGCTGGTCGAGTTGTTTGTCACGGCGAAGGAAGGGCTGAGGAAAGACCCCGAACTTATCGCGACGAGCGTGTCGGCAGCCATGAATGGATTCGCACGAGCGCTGCTGGAGTCGAAATCGCCGGAGCGGGAAGTGGAAACACTGCGTGGGGAGTTGCTGGCGCTTGTACAAGCGTACCTGCGTACGTGCGTGAAATCGCCGATTACGATTTAG
- a CDS encoding 2'-5' RNA ligase family protein — translation MQSLQYALVAYVRSPIGIFVEQLRREIHPEHAHLAAHVTVLPPRPLRGTEADALAEVQRMAEAHPAFEIGMGEVETFAPSTPTIFIRVARAAYRMRELHDALNTGVLQYDEPWPYMPHMTIAKLNCLPDAESLVDTARARWRDYKGSKEVVIDNLAFVRGSGHTWFDIAEFSLQAAAKMPR, via the coding sequence ATGCAATCGCTCCAGTATGCGCTGGTCGCTTACGTGCGCAGCCCGATTGGAATTTTCGTCGAGCAGTTAAGGCGGGAGATCCATCCGGAGCACGCGCACCTGGCAGCGCACGTTACGGTGTTGCCGCCGCGCCCGCTGCGCGGCACCGAAGCTGACGCTCTCGCTGAAGTGCAGCGGATGGCCGAGGCGCATCCGGCATTTGAGATCGGCATGGGCGAGGTGGAGACGTTTGCACCCAGCACTCCAACCATCTTCATTCGCGTGGCGCGAGCGGCTTATCGCATGCGCGAGTTGCACGACGCATTGAATACCGGCGTCCTGCAATACGACGAGCCGTGGCCGTACATGCCACACATGACGATTGCGAAGCTCAACTGCTTGCCCGATGCGGAGAGCCTGGTCGACACTGCGCGTGCACGCTGGCGAGACTACAAGGGATCGAAGGAAGTGGTTATCGATAACCTGGCGTTCGTGCGCGGGTCGGGCCACACCTGGTTCGACATCGCGGAGTTTTCGTTGCAAGCGGCTGCCAAAATGCCGCGGTAG